The following coding sequences are from one Geothrix sp. window:
- a CDS encoding sigma 54-interacting transcriptional regulator translates to MPSSCCPSRLAGWARRLALVALILLPAGAAPERKDAVKGPRKTVVALYAIPQDLPGAHELSVAITEGLVKGSPVPVDVYSEYTGLDRFSGPAYENSLLTLYHEKYGRRKVDLLIVVGSTALDFVMTRKFLPEVPIVTCYVGRRRVESARAERPNLTGVLTANNAPKTVDLMLSLYPQTRRVHVILGASEYERDQAELGQQIVFPRFAGRLEFLYTNDLSLEQIEAKVSQLPPDELVLFASLLRDTAGRDFSTNDPLRRISAASRRPVFGLISEDLGDGILGGILLSMELSGKISSELGLRVLGGESAASIPVLADAGMVPMFDWRQVERWHVRERHLPQGSIFRFRKPSLWDAYWKEISLGLGIILVETLLVTLLVIQLRRRKRIERELADAETRYRTVADFTHDWEFWQRPDGGFDYLSPACARVSGFAPEAFRADPSLLAELVLEEDRPVWNAHQAEALAAKEPASLEYRIRNQAGEIRWVEQTNNPVRLEGGHSAGTRGSIRDITGRKQGELELKQAYQEIGVLKDQLEAENTYYREKIQAVEGSSELVGQSDPMKYLLFRIRQVAPSETTVLIQGETGTGKELVAEAIHNLGPRKDRALVKVNCAALPPGLAESELFGHERGAFTGAQALRKGRFELADGATLFLDEVGELSPDVQAKLLRVLQDGQYQRVGGTRTLQADVRVVAATNRDLAKEVAKGRFREDLWYRLNVFPISVPPLRQRKEDIPMLAQFFLDRFCQKLGRSPLDLPRSVVQALQAYGWPGNVRELQNLIEQAVLVSEGPMLRLPDRLGPAPSGPVGSGLLPGLVEVERDHIIKVLDATSWKVEGAKGAADILGLAPSTLRSRMQKLGIERRED, encoded by the coding sequence ATGCCCTCCTCATGCTGTCCCTCACGCCTCGCCGGCTGGGCGCGCCGGCTTGCCCTGGTCGCGCTGATCCTGCTTCCGGCCGGCGCTGCGCCGGAGCGGAAGGATGCGGTCAAGGGGCCCCGGAAGACCGTGGTGGCCCTGTACGCCATCCCCCAGGACCTGCCGGGCGCCCATGAGCTGAGCGTGGCCATCACGGAGGGCCTGGTGAAGGGCTCGCCCGTGCCCGTGGACGTCTACAGCGAGTACACGGGACTCGACCGCTTCTCCGGGCCGGCCTACGAGAACAGCCTGCTGACCCTGTACCACGAGAAATACGGCCGCCGGAAGGTGGACCTCCTGATCGTGGTCGGCTCCACGGCCCTGGACTTCGTGATGACCCGCAAGTTTCTCCCGGAGGTGCCGATCGTCACCTGCTACGTGGGCAGGCGGCGCGTGGAATCCGCCCGGGCCGAGCGCCCGAACCTCACGGGCGTCCTGACCGCGAACAACGCGCCGAAGACCGTGGACCTGATGCTCTCCCTGTACCCTCAGACGCGCCGGGTCCACGTCATCCTGGGCGCCAGCGAATACGAGCGGGACCAGGCCGAGCTGGGCCAGCAGATCGTGTTCCCGCGCTTCGCGGGCCGCCTTGAGTTCCTCTACACCAACGACCTCTCCCTGGAGCAGATCGAGGCCAAGGTCAGCCAGCTCCCTCCCGATGAGCTCGTGCTGTTCGCCAGCCTGCTGCGGGATACGGCGGGCAGGGATTTCTCCACCAACGATCCCCTCCGGCGTATCAGCGCGGCCAGCCGGCGCCCGGTGTTCGGCCTGATCTCGGAGGACCTCGGGGACGGAATCCTCGGCGGCATCCTCCTGAGCATGGAGCTCTCCGGGAAGATCTCCTCGGAGCTCGGCCTGCGAGTCCTGGGCGGGGAATCCGCCGCCAGCATCCCCGTCCTGGCCGACGCGGGCATGGTCCCGATGTTCGACTGGCGGCAGGTGGAGCGCTGGCACGTCAGGGAACGCCACCTGCCGCAGGGGAGCATCTTCCGGTTCCGAAAGCCGAGCCTGTGGGATGCCTACTGGAAGGAGATCAGCCTGGGCCTGGGCATCATCCTCGTCGAGACCCTGCTGGTGACCCTGCTGGTCATCCAGCTGCGGCGGAGGAAGCGCATCGAGCGGGAGCTGGCCGATGCGGAAACGCGCTACCGCACCGTGGCGGACTTCACCCACGACTGGGAGTTCTGGCAGCGACCCGACGGCGGCTTCGACTATCTGTCTCCGGCCTGCGCCCGGGTGAGCGGCTTCGCGCCGGAAGCCTTCCGGGCTGATCCATCCCTTCTCGCCGAGCTGGTGCTGGAGGAGGACCGCCCGGTCTGGAACGCGCACCAGGCCGAGGCCCTGGCCGCCAAGGAACCCGCCTCCCTCGAATACCGGATCCGGAACCAGGCCGGCGAGATCCGCTGGGTGGAGCAGACCAACAACCCCGTGCGCCTGGAAGGCGGGCACTCCGCCGGCACCCGGGGCAGCATCCGCGACATCACGGGCCGCAAGCAGGGCGAGCTGGAGCTGAAGCAGGCCTACCAGGAGATCGGGGTCCTCAAGGACCAGCTCGAGGCGGAGAACACCTACTACCGGGAGAAGATCCAGGCCGTGGAGGGCTCCAGTGAGCTGGTGGGCCAGAGCGACCCCATGAAGTACCTGCTCTTTCGCATCCGGCAGGTGGCGCCTTCGGAAACCACCGTGCTCATCCAGGGCGAGACGGGCACGGGCAAGGAACTGGTGGCCGAGGCCATCCACAACCTCGGTCCGCGCAAGGACCGCGCCCTGGTCAAGGTCAACTGCGCCGCCCTGCCCCCGGGCCTGGCCGAAAGTGAGCTGTTCGGTCACGAGCGGGGGGCCTTCACCGGGGCCCAGGCCCTGCGGAAGGGCCGCTTCGAGCTGGCGGACGGGGCCACCCTCTTCCTGGATGAAGTGGGCGAGCTCTCCCCGGATGTGCAGGCCAAGCTGCTCCGGGTGCTCCAGGACGGCCAGTACCAGCGGGTGGGTGGCACGCGCACCCTGCAGGCCGACGTGCGGGTGGTGGCGGCCACCAACCGGGACCTGGCCAAGGAGGTGGCCAAGGGCCGCTTCCGCGAAGACCTCTGGTACCGCCTCAATGTCTTCCCCATCTCGGTGCCCCCCCTCCGCCAGCGCAAGGAGGACATCCCCATGCTGGCCCAGTTCTTCCTGGACCGGTTCTGCCAGAAGCTGGGCCGCAGCCCCCTGGACCTGCCCCGCTCCGTGGTCCAGGCCCTCCAGGCCTACGGCTGGCCCGGCAACGTCCGCGAGCTCCAGAACCTCATCGAGCAGGCAGTGCTGGTCTCCGAGGGGCCCATGCTGCGCCTGCCGGACCGCCTGGGGCCCGCCCCCTCCGGCCCGGTGGGGTCCGGCCTCCTCCCCGGCTTGGTCGAGGTGGAGCGGGATCACATCATCAAGGTCCTGGACGCCACCAGCTGGAAGGTGGAGGGTGCCAAGGGCGCGGCGGACATCCTGGGACTGGCTCCCAGCACCCTGAGGTCCCGGATGCAGAAGCTCGGGATCGAGCGCCGAGAGGACTGA
- a CDS encoding C40 family peptidase, whose protein sequence is MARPPVQKALPRLGFTLQAGAFAKVENAARFSESLQAQGLEAAYYASGDGLYRVRFGDFATREKARSRGEALKAAGVIEAFWVVAPDGSAPGAGGPVRLRPPDERGLRASLVESARGYLGVPYLFGGTTERGFDCSGLTGAVYRLNGLRLPRSSQAQFDAGSPVDLDSARPGDLLFFATAGGSQVSHVGMYLGQGAFIHAARSGQGIRQDDLSDRYYRKTFLGARSYF, encoded by the coding sequence GTGGCGAGACCGCCGGTCCAGAAGGCCCTGCCGCGCCTCGGCTTCACCCTGCAGGCGGGGGCCTTCGCCAAGGTGGAGAACGCGGCGCGCTTCTCGGAATCGCTCCAGGCCCAGGGGCTGGAGGCGGCCTACTACGCCTCGGGCGATGGCCTCTACCGGGTGCGCTTCGGTGACTTTGCCACCCGAGAGAAGGCCCGGTCCCGGGGCGAGGCCCTGAAGGCCGCCGGCGTCATCGAGGCCTTCTGGGTGGTGGCTCCGGACGGTTCGGCGCCGGGGGCCGGCGGTCCGGTCCGCCTCCGCCCGCCGGATGAGCGGGGCCTCCGGGCCAGCCTGGTGGAATCCGCCCGGGGCTACCTGGGCGTGCCCTATCTCTTTGGTGGCACCACCGAGCGGGGCTTCGACTGCAGCGGCCTCACCGGCGCCGTCTATCGCCTGAATGGCCTGCGCCTGCCGCGCTCCTCCCAGGCCCAGTTCGACGCGGGCAGCCCCGTGGACCTTGACTCGGCCCGGCCGGGGGATCTCCTTTTCTTCGCCACGGCGGGTGGTAGCCAGGTGAGCCACGTGGGGATGTACCTGGGGCAGGGGGCCTTCATCCACGCGGCCCGCTCGGGGCAGGGCATCCGCCAGGACGACCTGTCGGACCGGTACTACCGCAAGACCTTCCTGGGGGCCCGGAGCTACTTCTAG
- a CDS encoding diiron oxygenase gives MATYSYVECLERSYKVNWKIKDVLGNLDFDLGRPWLPAGLSGAGDIFCLDAEEKRKLTHVEMGAYAHLFGFVEAFIAPQMLNLARSSSRENVGAFEALTNFASEEVKHMHLFREIRRRVDEKLGFPLELLEGQNEVAANVLSKHKGAVLLLTSAIEWLTQRHYISAMRDSDELDPLTKEVFRSHWMEEAQHAQLDHLEAVGLFKSMEDAERDTVIEDLIWLLAAVDGLLQQQVGHDVVNVARYLGRVFTPAERQEVRQGLLRAKRHCFIESGVTHPNFLELFLSVTTPDQQARVQGALGLVLRKHVGH, from the coding sequence ATGGCCACCTATTCCTATGTGGAATGCCTTGAGCGGTCCTACAAGGTCAACTGGAAAATCAAGGATGTGCTGGGGAACCTGGATTTCGACCTGGGCCGCCCTTGGCTTCCCGCGGGGCTTTCCGGGGCCGGGGACATTTTCTGCCTGGATGCGGAGGAGAAACGGAAGCTGACCCACGTGGAAATGGGGGCCTACGCCCACCTGTTCGGCTTTGTGGAAGCCTTCATCGCACCCCAGATGCTGAACCTGGCACGGAGTTCGAGCCGCGAGAATGTGGGGGCCTTCGAGGCGCTCACCAACTTCGCCTCGGAGGAGGTCAAACACATGCACCTCTTCCGGGAGATCCGGCGGAGGGTGGACGAGAAGCTGGGCTTTCCGCTTGAGCTGCTGGAAGGGCAGAACGAAGTCGCCGCCAATGTCCTCAGCAAGCACAAGGGCGCCGTGCTGCTCCTGACGAGCGCCATCGAATGGCTCACCCAGCGTCACTACATCAGTGCCATGCGGGATTCCGACGAGCTGGACCCCCTGACCAAGGAGGTCTTCCGCAGCCACTGGATGGAGGAGGCCCAGCATGCCCAGCTGGATCACCTGGAGGCCGTGGGGCTCTTCAAGTCGATGGAGGATGCGGAGCGTGACACGGTCATTGAGGATCTGATCTGGCTCCTGGCCGCGGTTGACGGGTTGCTCCAGCAACAGGTGGGTCATGACGTGGTCAACGTGGCGAGGTACCTCGGCCGGGTCTTCACTCCGGCCGAACGGCAGGAGGTACGCCAGGGTCTGCTGAGGGCGAAGCGCCACTGCTTCATCGAAAGCGGGGTCACGCATCCCAACTTCCTGGAACTCTTCCTTTCGGTGACCACCCCCGATCAGCAGGCCCGGGTGCAAGGGGCCCTGGGGCTCGTCCTGCGGAAGCATGTGGGTCATTGA
- a CDS encoding cold-shock protein — translation MAQGTVKWFNAEKGFGFITPDEGGADLFVHHSAIETTGFRTLDENQRVSFNVGQGQKGPQATNVTKI, via the coding sequence ATGGCTCAAGGCACCGTCAAGTGGTTCAACGCCGAAAAGGGTTTCGGCTTCATCACCCCCGATGAGGGTGGTGCGGACCTGTTCGTGCATCACTCCGCGATCGAGACCACGGGTTTCCGTACCCTGGACGAGAATCAGCGCGTCAGCTTCAACGTGGGACAGGGCCAGAAGGGCCCCCAGGCGACCAACGTCACCAAGATCTAG
- a CDS encoding flagellar hook-basal body protein → MDPGYYVAAGSLKARAFQLEVVANNLANAATVGYKPDQAFFAVFNKAAGSGRKLPLSGYLNDGVVFAETGVITEQGNLRATGRPLDLAIEGNAFLTVQTPAGIRVTRDGRVQMGQDGQLQAADGSPLLGKNGQPIRVDPKNGIISVTVDGTVSQKEQVLGQLDLKAYEKPGALKRAGALRFDPTGATEAPVKGTVTQGHLEQSAVDSASTMVEMIRLNRLYEMSLKVASTLTNDLDSRSINDVAISR, encoded by the coding sequence ATGGACCCTGGATACTATGTCGCCGCTGGCAGCCTGAAGGCCCGTGCCTTCCAGCTGGAAGTGGTGGCCAACAACCTGGCGAACGCGGCCACGGTGGGCTACAAGCCCGACCAGGCCTTCTTCGCCGTGTTCAACAAGGCGGCCGGTAGCGGACGGAAGCTGCCCCTGAGCGGCTACCTCAATGATGGTGTGGTCTTCGCCGAGACCGGCGTGATCACCGAGCAGGGCAACCTGCGGGCCACGGGGCGACCCCTGGACCTGGCCATCGAAGGCAATGCCTTCCTGACCGTCCAGACCCCCGCCGGCATCCGGGTCACCCGGGATGGCCGCGTGCAGATGGGTCAGGACGGACAGCTGCAGGCAGCCGATGGCAGTCCCTTACTCGGCAAAAATGGCCAACCCATCAGGGTGGACCCCAAGAACGGCATCATCTCGGTGACGGTGGACGGGACGGTCTCCCAGAAGGAACAGGTGCTGGGCCAGCTGGACCTGAAGGCCTACGAGAAGCCCGGGGCCCTGAAGCGGGCCGGGGCCCTGCGGTTCGATCCCACGGGCGCCACCGAGGCGCCGGTGAAGGGGACCGTGACCCAGGGCCACCTCGAGCAGAGCGCCGTGGACTCGGCCTCCACCATGGTCGAGATGATCCGTCTGAACCGGCTCTACGAGATGAGCCTGAAGGTGGCTTCGACCCTCACGAATGATCTGGATTCCCGTTCCATCAACGACGTGGCCATCAGCCGCTAG
- the flgG gene encoding flagellar basal-body rod protein FlgG, which produces MMRAMWSAAAGMNVQQFNMDTISNNLANVNTTGFKKARAEFQDLLYQTVNLAGSSSSTSTTIPAGIQLGHGAKLQSLMRQYSTGNMRQTTNRFDMAIEGDGFFRVTTPDGTLAYTRDGSFTTDQNGALVNSAGYLLDPQITIPQDTLSVTIAPDGTVSVTQTGQTQPQQVGQITISHFVNPTGLNQLGRNLMQPTLASGEAIDGTPGTDGLGTINQGFLEVSNVDVAEEMVNMIIGQRAYEANSKTIQTVDNMLSLVNNLKR; this is translated from the coding sequence ATGATGCGTGCAATGTGGTCGGCAGCGGCGGGCATGAATGTCCAGCAGTTCAACATGGACACCATCTCCAACAACCTGGCGAACGTGAACACCACGGGCTTCAAGAAGGCCCGGGCCGAGTTCCAGGATCTGCTCTACCAGACGGTGAACCTGGCCGGCTCCAGCTCCAGCACCAGCACCACCATCCCCGCGGGCATCCAGCTGGGCCATGGCGCCAAGCTGCAGAGCCTCATGCGGCAGTACAGCACCGGCAACATGCGGCAGACCACCAACCGCTTCGACATGGCCATCGAGGGCGACGGCTTCTTCCGCGTGACGACGCCGGACGGCACCCTCGCCTACACCCGTGACGGCAGCTTCACCACGGATCAGAACGGCGCCCTGGTGAACTCGGCGGGCTACCTGCTGGATCCCCAGATCACCATCCCCCAGGACACCCTGAGCGTGACCATCGCGCCGGACGGCACCGTCAGCGTCACCCAGACCGGCCAGACCCAGCCGCAGCAGGTGGGCCAGATCACCATCTCGCACTTCGTGAACCCCACGGGCCTGAACCAGCTGGGCCGCAACCTGATGCAGCCCACCCTGGCCAGCGGTGAGGCCATCGACGGCACGCCCGGCACGGATGGCCTGGGCACCATCAACCAGGGCTTCCTGGAAGTCTCCAACGTGGACGTGGCCGAGGAGATGGTGAACATGATCATCGGCCAGCGGGCCTACGAGGCGAACTCGAAGACCATCCAGACCGTGGACAACATGCTCAGCCTCGTGAACAACCTCAAGCGGTAG
- the flgA gene encoding flagellar basal body P-ring formation chaperone FlgA, which translates to MRAAWLFLLPLALSAQAPLPPAERLADAALAFAKVEAAKLGGEHSFKVAQPPRVPTTRPGNLSFEASHLSKREPVGHFFVVVAIKVDGDRVGMTRVDLDGSWVGSVLRAKGDLARQTELTAEQVEPSPFEGVPPEGALTEIPEGQRLMRSVPSGRILTRGDLEAIPLVQSGDKVRLTATHETLTICLDTTARSRAGRGDRVRLEAPGARRQVTAVVTGPGEARLQ; encoded by the coding sequence ATGCGCGCCGCCTGGCTGTTCCTCCTCCCGCTGGCCCTCTCCGCCCAGGCCCCCCTGCCGCCCGCCGAGCGGCTGGCCGACGCGGCCCTGGCCTTCGCCAAGGTCGAGGCCGCCAAGCTGGGTGGCGAGCACAGCTTCAAGGTGGCCCAGCCGCCCCGCGTGCCGACGACCCGGCCCGGCAACCTCAGCTTCGAAGCCTCCCACCTGAGCAAGCGGGAGCCCGTGGGCCACTTCTTCGTGGTGGTGGCGATCAAGGTGGATGGCGACCGGGTGGGCATGACCCGGGTGGACCTGGATGGCAGCTGGGTGGGGTCGGTCCTGCGCGCCAAGGGCGACCTGGCCCGGCAGACCGAGCTGACCGCAGAGCAGGTTGAGCCCAGCCCCTTCGAGGGCGTGCCGCCCGAAGGCGCCCTCACGGAGATCCCCGAGGGCCAGCGCCTCATGCGCTCGGTGCCGTCGGGCAGGATCCTGACCCGGGGTGACCTCGAGGCCATTCCCCTGGTCCAGTCCGGGGACAAGGTCCGTCTGACCGCGACCCACGAGACCCTGACCATCTGCCTGGACACCACGGCCCGCAGCCGGGCCGGCCGGGGCGACCGCGTGCGCCTCGAGGCCCCGGGTGCCCGCCGCCAGGTGACGGCCGTGGTCACCGGGCCCGGCGAGGCGCGGCTGCAATAG
- a CDS encoding DUF1292 domain-containing protein, protein MAHEGHEHGPDCNHDHDDSFEIEVVELEDENGEKEEFAILEELEFEGRNFAILAPLAELQAQEEGTADPEEGLSLEIFEVKDDMFTPLDDEELAERLMKHLDEQEAKLKAEEEKD, encoded by the coding sequence ATGGCTCACGAGGGTCACGAACACGGACCGGACTGCAACCACGATCACGACGATTCCTTCGAAATCGAAGTCGTTGAGCTCGAAGACGAGAACGGCGAGAAAGAGGAATTCGCGATCCTGGAGGAGCTCGAGTTCGAGGGCCGCAACTTCGCCATTCTCGCGCCCCTGGCCGAGCTGCAGGCCCAGGAAGAGGGCACCGCAGATCCCGAGGAGGGCCTGAGCCTGGAGATCTTCGAGGTCAAGGACGACATGTTCACGCCCCTCGACGACGAGGAGCTGGCCGAGCGCCTCATGAAGCACCTCGACGAGCAGGAAGCCAAGCTCAAGGCCGAGGAAGAGAAGGACTGA
- a CDS encoding VOC family protein — protein MAQATLPAIGTFCWPELSTTDLKAAQAFYGDLLDWRVQEVPTSMGTYAIFTSGERQAAGLCAQGEEQRKHGVPPNWLSYVSVTSVDASAARAKELGAQVLVGPFDVMEEGRMAMLQDPAGAVFALWQPKNHKGASVYGEPGALCWTELATKDAKAAQSFYTRLFGWTAQPPSDPAMPYYEWVLEGSHFGGMMEINEHWGPGWKEIPSHWMVYFMVKDVDERTARAQALGATIRVPPRDIPDVGRFAVLVDPQGAVFSLFQGRL, from the coding sequence ATGGCCCAAGCCACCCTTCCCGCGATTGGAACGTTCTGCTGGCCCGAACTGTCGACCACCGATCTCAAGGCCGCCCAGGCCTTCTACGGGGACCTGCTCGACTGGCGCGTCCAGGAAGTCCCCACCTCCATGGGCACCTACGCCATCTTCACCTCAGGCGAGCGCCAGGCTGCGGGCCTGTGCGCCCAGGGCGAGGAGCAGCGCAAGCATGGCGTCCCCCCCAACTGGCTGTCCTACGTCTCCGTCACCAGCGTCGACGCCAGCGCCGCCAGGGCGAAGGAGCTCGGCGCCCAGGTCCTCGTGGGCCCCTTCGACGTGATGGAGGAGGGCCGGATGGCCATGCTCCAGGATCCCGCGGGGGCGGTCTTCGCGCTCTGGCAGCCGAAGAATCACAAGGGCGCCTCCGTTTACGGGGAACCCGGCGCCCTCTGCTGGACCGAGCTGGCCACCAAGGACGCGAAGGCGGCCCAGTCCTTCTACACGCGCCTCTTCGGCTGGACCGCCCAGCCCCCCTCCGATCCCGCCATGCCCTACTACGAGTGGGTGCTCGAGGGCTCCCACTTCGGCGGCATGATGGAGATCAACGAGCACTGGGGCCCTGGCTGGAAGGAGATCCCCTCGCACTGGATGGTCTACTTCATGGTCAAGGACGTCGATGAGCGGACCGCGCGGGCCCAGGCCCTGGGCGCCACCATCCGGGTGCCCCCGCGGGACATCCCCGACGTGGGGCGCTTCGCCGTCCTGGTGGACCCCCAAGGCGCCGTCTTCTCCCTCTTCCAGGGCAGGCTCTGA
- a CDS encoding aconitase family protein, whose product MQPDPVRIHGRILFLTEDPEALRRQLRGDDLEPAEAGHLRDQISTDEITPAFICYHFDGKLGDFPYLGLKCGEAFPVKEGAVRAGGFAVSVAGKRRGKGSSREASPYAEQCAGIRLVLAESFERIYRQNAQNLGLLTSTDFGLIPRLRRGEAIPLAEFTAGLDPVTAEIVRRGGLFAYNAARMAGEVVPPLPAHGPRPMTYAEKLLARHAVVDAAAGHVGLPAVRPGDGLFVQADWRFSHEYVTPMAASFLEQALGPEVALRDPDRILAFRDHLTFLHHSMKAEHRAMGLLTVAERLKPAQEAFCARHGIRLHGELPDGSGSEGICHSIMAERYALPGQLVVGTDSHTPHAGALGCLAFGVGTTDIACAWVTGDVRVTVPPTLQVRLNGRLRPGVSAKDVVLHLLAQPLIREGGAIGHVIEYTGEALLDLDTDERATLTNMAAEIGGFTGLIAPDGETVRFIRERRGVDLALESWMRGDEGAEFAHTLEVDCAALGPMLARPGDPGNGIALAALDGAIPIHIAYLGSCTGGKREDLRRAYEVVRKAAAEGRRVPEGLQFFVQCGSEDVRRHAVAQGWMAAFEAVGAVVLGSSCGACINAGPGVSTRPDQVTISAINRNFPGRSGPGQMWLASPATVAASALAGRIVGA is encoded by the coding sequence ATGCAGCCTGATCCCGTCCGCATCCATGGTCGAATCCTGTTCCTCACGGAGGATCCGGAGGCGCTGCGCCGCCAGCTGCGCGGCGACGACCTGGAGCCCGCCGAGGCCGGCCACCTGCGGGACCAGATCAGCACGGACGAGATCACGCCGGCCTTCATCTGCTACCACTTCGACGGGAAGCTGGGCGACTTCCCCTACCTGGGCCTGAAGTGCGGCGAGGCCTTCCCGGTGAAGGAGGGCGCCGTCCGCGCCGGGGGCTTCGCGGTGAGCGTGGCCGGGAAGCGCCGGGGCAAGGGCAGCAGCCGCGAGGCCAGCCCCTACGCGGAGCAGTGCGCGGGCATCCGCCTGGTGCTTGCCGAGAGCTTCGAGCGCATCTACCGCCAGAACGCCCAGAACCTCGGCCTGCTCACCAGCACGGACTTCGGCCTGATCCCGCGGCTCCGCCGGGGCGAGGCCATTCCTCTGGCCGAGTTCACCGCTGGGCTGGACCCCGTCACCGCGGAGATCGTGCGTCGGGGCGGCCTCTTCGCCTACAACGCCGCCCGGATGGCGGGCGAGGTGGTGCCGCCTCTGCCAGCGCACGGACCGCGGCCCATGACCTACGCCGAGAAGCTGCTGGCGCGGCATGCCGTGGTGGACGCCGCCGCGGGGCACGTGGGGCTGCCCGCGGTGCGGCCCGGCGACGGCCTCTTCGTGCAGGCCGACTGGCGCTTCAGCCACGAATACGTGACGCCCATGGCCGCCAGCTTCCTGGAGCAGGCCCTGGGACCGGAGGTCGCGCTGCGGGATCCTGACCGCATCCTGGCCTTCCGCGACCACCTGACCTTCCTGCACCACAGCATGAAGGCCGAGCACCGGGCCATGGGCCTGCTCACGGTGGCCGAGCGCCTGAAACCCGCCCAGGAGGCCTTCTGCGCGCGGCATGGCATCCGGCTCCACGGCGAGCTGCCGGACGGCTCGGGCAGCGAGGGCATCTGCCACTCGATCATGGCGGAACGCTACGCGCTGCCCGGCCAGCTGGTGGTGGGCACGGACTCGCACACGCCCCACGCGGGGGCCCTGGGCTGCCTCGCCTTCGGCGTGGGCACCACGGACATCGCCTGCGCCTGGGTCACGGGGGACGTGCGCGTCACCGTGCCGCCCACCCTGCAGGTGCGGCTGAACGGCCGCCTGCGTCCAGGCGTGTCCGCCAAGGACGTGGTCCTGCACCTGCTGGCCCAGCCGCTCATCCGCGAGGGCGGCGCCATCGGCCATGTCATCGAGTACACGGGCGAGGCTCTGTTGGACCTCGACACCGACGAGCGCGCCACCCTCACCAACATGGCCGCGGAGATCGGCGGCTTCACGGGGCTCATCGCCCCGGATGGGGAGACGGTCCGTTTCATCCGTGAGCGCCGCGGCGTGGACCTGGCGCTGGAATCCTGGATGCGCGGCGACGAGGGCGCCGAATTCGCCCACACCCTCGAGGTGGACTGCGCGGCCCTGGGCCCCATGCTGGCCCGTCCCGGGGATCCCGGGAACGGCATCGCCCTGGCCGCCCTCGACGGGGCCATTCCCATCCACATCGCCTACCTGGGCAGCTGCACCGGCGGCAAGCGCGAGGACCTCCGCCGGGCCTACGAGGTGGTGCGGAAAGCCGCGGCCGAGGGACGCCGGGTGCCCGAGGGCCTGCAGTTCTTCGTGCAGTGCGGCAGCGAGGACGTGCGGCGGCACGCCGTGGCCCAGGGCTGGATGGCGGCCTTCGAGGCCGTGGGGGCGGTGGTTCTGGGCAGCTCCTGTGGCGCCTGCATCAACGCCGGCCCCGGCGTCTCCACCCGCCCCGACCAGGTGACCATCAGTGCCATCAATCGCAACTTCCCCGGCCGCAGCGGCCCCGGCCAGATGTGGCTGGCCAGCCCCGCCACCGTGGCCGCCAGCGCCCTGGCGGGACGCATCGTGGGCGCCTGA